A window of the Parvularcula bermudensis HTCC2503 genome harbors these coding sequences:
- a CDS encoding DUF1178 family protein, with the protein MIKYALKCQNGHRFEGWFSNSADYDAQAAAGALTCPVCDTSGISKDIMAPAIATGRRKEAARTVEAISAMREAARKARAYVEKNFDNVGKRFPEEARKIHYGESEERGIYGVATPDEVKELTEEGVNIAPLPAPDPPAETAKKKLN; encoded by the coding sequence ATGATTAAATACGCCCTCAAATGTCAGAACGGCCATCGGTTTGAGGGCTGGTTCTCGAATTCCGCCGATTACGATGCCCAGGCTGCTGCGGGCGCGCTGACCTGTCCTGTTTGCGACACGTCGGGCATTTCGAAAGACATCATGGCCCCCGCCATTGCCACGGGCCGCCGGAAGGAGGCGGCGCGGACCGTCGAGGCCATTTCCGCCATGCGGGAGGCGGCCCGGAAGGCGCGGGCCTATGTCGAAAAGAACTTCGACAATGTGGGCAAGCGCTTTCCCGAAGAAGCGCGCAAAATTCATTATGGCGAGTCAGAGGAGCGCGGCATTTACGGCGTGGCGACCCCCGATGAGGTCAAGGAGCTGACGGAGGAGGGGGTCAATATCGCGCCGCTGCCTGCCCCTGATCCTCCCGCCGAAACGGCAAAGAAGAAGCTCAACTAA
- a CDS encoding ABC transporter permease, translating to MAGLLTLAFQSLLSRKTAALLSVISVALSVTLFLGVDKLRRAATDGFESTISGTDLIVGPRAGGVNLLLYTVFRVGEPTGSVSWESYEMLRDQPGVAWTIPLSLGDSHQGFRVVGTDRSYLDHYQYGAGRHLSLAAGEWFDGPKGAVLGAKVADRLDYDLGTELTVSHGLVSAGFAEHEGHKFRVVGSLAPTGTPVDRSIHVSLAGIEALHGDPGASIGAGNTHEHEHEHEHDGVASPGDQGEAHPEALSAFLVGLENRTRALVLQRQITTYEGEPLTAVLPGLALSQLWSVVGTVETVLFAISLFVVGTGFVSMMIALLTSLATRQRELAVLRAAGAGPGHIFGLLIAETATLATLGTLIGAGLTATLIATFGEGLAARNGIPLAGLGASPTDLGIALAVIGVGTALGTIPAMAAYRRSLADGLSPRL from the coding sequence ATGGCCGGTCTCCTCACGCTCGCGTTTCAAAGCCTGTTGAGCCGCAAGACCGCGGCTCTGTTGTCGGTGATATCGGTTGCGTTGTCCGTGACCCTTTTCCTTGGCGTCGACAAGTTACGCCGCGCCGCGACCGACGGGTTCGAGAGTACAATCAGCGGTACCGATCTGATCGTCGGGCCAAGAGCCGGCGGGGTCAACCTTCTTCTCTATACGGTCTTTCGCGTGGGCGAGCCGACGGGCAGTGTCTCGTGGGAGAGCTATGAGATGTTGCGTGACCAGCCGGGCGTCGCCTGGACGATTCCGCTTTCCCTGGGGGACAGCCATCAGGGGTTTCGGGTCGTCGGCACGGACAGGTCCTATCTCGACCACTACCAATATGGCGCGGGCAGGCACCTTAGTCTTGCGGCCGGCGAATGGTTCGACGGCCCCAAAGGGGCCGTCCTCGGGGCAAAGGTCGCCGATCGTCTCGATTACGATCTGGGGACAGAACTCACCGTCTCCCACGGCCTCGTTTCGGCGGGCTTCGCCGAGCATGAGGGACATAAATTTCGGGTGGTGGGGAGTCTCGCTCCCACCGGCACCCCCGTAGACCGCTCGATCCATGTCTCCTTGGCCGGGATTGAGGCGCTGCATGGCGATCCTGGCGCCTCGATCGGAGCGGGGAACACGCATGAGCATGAGCATGAGCATGAGCATGACGGTGTCGCCTCGCCCGGTGATCAAGGCGAGGCCCATCCAGAAGCCCTTTCGGCCTTTCTGGTCGGGCTTGAAAACAGGACCCGCGCCCTCGTCTTACAGCGACAGATCACGACCTATGAAGGTGAGCCCCTCACGGCGGTCCTGCCGGGGCTCGCCCTTAGCCAACTTTGGTCGGTGGTCGGAACGGTGGAGACCGTCTTGTTCGCGATCTCGCTGTTCGTTGTCGGCACCGGCTTTGTCAGCATGATGATTGCCCTACTGACGAGCCTGGCGACGCGGCAACGGGAACTTGCCGTATTGCGCGCGGCGGGGGCAGGCCCCGGCCATATTTTCGGCCTCTTGATCGCTGAAACGGCAACGCTTGCCACCCTCGGCACGCTCATCGGCGCGGGACTGACGGCAACCCTGATCGCGACATTTGGCGAAGGCCTGGCCGCAAGAAACGGTATTCCCCTTGCGGGCCTTGGCGCCTCCCCCACCGATCTTGGCATCGCGCTGGCCGTGATCGGCGTCGGCACGGCCCTTGGCACCATTCCGGCGATGGCCGCCTATCGGCGATCTTTGGCCGATGGGCTGAGCCCCCGGCTTTGA
- the pdxH gene encoding pyridoxamine 5'-phosphate oxidase produces the protein MDKDDIIPATPSDEDYARERAAQDAFGEEADQGAVFDQDDPFALFAEWMALAGKHELNDPNAMALATTGADGAPDVRIVLLKEVDHGFVFYSNLQSSKGVQLADRPQAALCFHWKSIRRQVRVRGPVAPVSVGEADAYFAERSRGSQIGAWASTQSQIMDGEGDLTSRIADLTERFSGEDIPRPPHWSGYRVLPQDIEFWVNRPYRLHDRLVFRREGEGWETSRLYP, from the coding sequence ATGGACAAAGACGACATCATCCCCGCTACGCCCTCTGACGAAGATTATGCACGGGAGCGGGCGGCGCAAGACGCCTTCGGTGAAGAGGCCGACCAGGGGGCCGTCTTCGATCAGGACGACCCCTTTGCCCTCTTTGCAGAGTGGATGGCCTTGGCAGGCAAGCATGAACTCAACGACCCCAATGCGATGGCCCTCGCCACCACCGGGGCCGACGGCGCCCCAGATGTCCGAATCGTTCTCCTCAAGGAGGTCGATCACGGCTTTGTCTTCTATTCGAACCTCCAGTCGAGCAAGGGGGTGCAATTAGCCGACAGGCCCCAGGCGGCGCTCTGTTTTCACTGGAAATCGATCCGCCGCCAGGTGCGGGTGCGCGGTCCTGTGGCGCCGGTGTCGGTGGGGGAGGCCGATGCCTATTTCGCTGAGCGCAGCCGGGGATCGCAAATTGGGGCCTGGGCGTCGACGCAATCCCAGATCATGGACGGGGAGGGCGATTTGACCTCCCGGATCGCGGATCTGACCGAACGCTTCTCGGGGGAGGACATCCCCCGGCCGCCCCATTGGAGCGGCTATCGGGTCCTTCCCCAGGATATCGAGTTTTGGGTCAATCGCCCCTATCGGTTGCATGATCGTCTCGTCTTCCGCCGCGAGGGGGAGGGGTGGGAGACGTCGCGCCTTTATCCGTGA
- a CDS encoding carbon-nitrogen hydrolase family protein, which produces MTDKRRLTVGLVQMRTGIDRRRSVDEAIHLIRQAASRGARLIVTPEMTNVLDRDKARLFAHLDEEAALEEIGRFHDLATDLGVTLAIGSMAVLLPGDPPKIANRAYVFGAGGRWVTYDKIHLFDVDLPTGESWRESRTMVAGQTAGLVEAAGTRIGLSICYDLRFPHLYRALARAGAEILTVPAAFTVPTGKAHWEVLLRARAIENAAYVLAPAQGGRHEDGRATWGHSTVVAPTGEVLATLDHDEPGVVVADLDLDLVNETRMRIPSLTLEHDIPVRISDL; this is translated from the coding sequence GTGACCGATAAACGCCGCCTCACCGTCGGCCTCGTCCAAATGCGCACGGGGATCGATCGTCGCCGGTCGGTGGATGAAGCGATCCATCTCATTCGGCAGGCGGCATCTCGTGGTGCGCGCCTGATCGTCACCCCGGAAATGACCAATGTTCTCGACCGGGACAAAGCCCGGCTGTTCGCCCATCTCGATGAAGAGGCGGCACTTGAGGAAATCGGTCGCTTTCACGACCTCGCAACGGATCTCGGCGTGACCCTCGCGATCGGCTCCATGGCGGTGCTGCTGCCCGGTGATCCCCCAAAGATTGCCAATCGCGCCTATGTTTTTGGGGCCGGCGGTCGGTGGGTTACCTATGACAAAATCCACCTCTTCGACGTCGATCTGCCCACGGGGGAAAGCTGGCGGGAGAGCCGCACCATGGTGGCGGGCCAGACGGCGGGCCTGGTCGAAGCGGCGGGCACGCGGATCGGTTTGTCGATCTGCTACGATCTCCGTTTTCCTCATCTATATCGGGCCTTGGCGCGGGCGGGGGCGGAGATCCTGACGGTCCCCGCCGCGTTCACCGTCCCCACCGGAAAGGCCCATTGGGAGGTGTTGCTGCGCGCCCGTGCCATCGAAAATGCCGCCTATGTCCTCGCCCCGGCCCAGGGGGGGCGGCACGAAGATGGCCGGGCAACCTGGGGCCATTCGACCGTTGTCGCGCCAACGGGGGAGGTTCTTGCCACCCTCGACCATGATGAGCCGGGGGTGGTGGTCGCCGATCTCGACCTTGATCTCGTCAATGAGACCCGAATGCGGATCCCGAGCTTGACCCTTGAACACGACATTCCTGTGCGCATCTCAGATCTATGA
- a CDS encoding Flp family type IVb pilin, translating to MRRLRTYMKWFLSDEEGATAMEYGLIVAIIAVALVVAVQGETGTRLQKAFNDAASGFDGTT from the coding sequence TTGAGACGACTACGCACATATATGAAATGGTTCCTCAGCGATGAGGAGGGGGCCACAGCGATGGAGTACGGCCTCATCGTGGCGATCATTGCCGTTGCCCTGGTGGTCGCCGTTCAGGGGGAGACCGGCACCCGGCTCCAAAAGGCGTTCAATGACGCCGCCTCGGGATTTGACGGGACGACCTGA
- the aroC gene encoding chorismate synthase encodes MSHNSFGHLFRVTTWGESHGPAIGCVIDGCPPGLPLTVERIQARLDQRRPGTSRFVTQRREPDKVQILSGVFEDDRSDGPRTTGTPISLMIENVDQRSKDYSSIRDRYRPGHADYTYEAKYGIRDYRGGGRSSARETASRVAAGAVAFTLLEAMCPQLTIEAALIGLGPHRIDPARTNWSTRHDNPFWCPDPVAAQEWEGVLDTIRKEGDSVGALIEVRASGVPVGLGAPIYGKMDADLAAALMSINAAKGVEIGAGFAMADGRGSDMVDTMHPGPDGPTFAPSGPDNINGGVLGGITTGQDLVARLAIKPTSSILKEVPSVTKDGDAVKVQTKGRHDPCVGIRGVPVAEAMMALVLADHLLRHRGQIGEGGL; translated from the coding sequence ATGTCGCATAACAGCTTCGGCCATCTGTTCCGGGTCACCACCTGGGGCGAGAGCCACGGCCCGGCCATTGGCTGTGTCATCGATGGATGTCCCCCCGGCCTGCCCCTGACCGTTGAACGGATCCAAGCCCGCCTCGATCAGCGTCGCCCGGGGACGTCTCGCTTTGTGACCCAACGCCGAGAGCCCGATAAGGTGCAAATCCTCTCCGGCGTGTTCGAGGACGACCGGAGTGACGGCCCCAGGACCACCGGGACCCCCATCTCCCTGATGATCGAAAATGTCGATCAGCGTTCCAAGGATTATTCGTCGATCCGAGACCGCTATCGGCCGGGCCACGCCGACTATACCTATGAGGCGAAATACGGCATTCGGGATTATCGCGGGGGCGGACGGTCGAGTGCGCGGGAAACCGCCTCCCGTGTCGCCGCCGGCGCCGTCGCCTTCACCCTGCTCGAAGCGATGTGTCCGCAGCTGACGATCGAGGCGGCCCTCATCGGCCTTGGGCCCCATAGGATCGACCCCGCGCGGACGAACTGGTCGACCCGTCACGACAATCCCTTTTGGTGTCCCGACCCCGTCGCAGCGCAGGAATGGGAAGGGGTCTTGGATACCATCCGTAAGGAAGGCGATTCGGTCGGGGCCCTGATCGAAGTCAGGGCGAGCGGCGTCCCTGTGGGTCTTGGCGCCCCGATTTACGGAAAAATGGATGCCGACCTCGCGGCGGCGCTAATGTCGATCAATGCGGCCAAAGGGGTTGAGATCGGCGCCGGCTTCGCCATGGCCGACGGACGGGGCAGTGACATGGTCGACACCATGCACCCCGGCCCCGACGGCCCCACCTTCGCGCCGTCAGGGCCCGACAATATCAATGGCGGTGTCCTGGGCGGCATCACCACGGGGCAGGATCTCGTGGCACGGTTGGCGATCAAGCCCACCTCTTCGATCCTCAAGGAAGTCCCCTCCGTCACCAAGGACGGTGACGCCGTTAAGGTCCAAACCAAAGGCCGACACGACCCTTGCGTCGGCATTCGCGGGGTCCCCGTGGCCGAAGCGATGATGGCCCTTGTCCTTGCCGATCATCTCTTGCGGCATCGCGGACAGATTGGCGAAGGCGGCCTCTGA
- the purD gene encoding phosphoribosylamine--glycine ligase: MQILLVGKGGREHALAWKIAQSPQLTRLICVPGNPGMTPLGAHLDLATPDIPAFAAKEGIDLVVVGPEAPLAEGLADALSDLNIPCFGPNRAGAQLETSKSFVKALAAEQGIPTARAETFTDAAAARAALDRFAAPYVIKADGLAAGKGVTIAPNRQGAEDAIDMAFAGRFGDAGKTLLIEDFMAGTEMSVFALTDGERLMRFGTAQDWKRAYDGDRGPNTGGMGCISPSPLETPALMDRIEDTILRPTLSALQQRGITYRGVLYAGLMITENGPKLIEYNCRFGDPECQLLMRRFSGDLVSVLYAAATGTLGEVPGTFSPEGAANVVYAAKGYPETYERGTEIKSVDAADHVTGALVFHAGTRTEGDRLLADGGRVLNVTATGQTVADAVERAYEAIGRIDWPEGFYRRDIGC; the protein is encoded by the coding sequence ATGCAGATCCTGCTGGTCGGAAAGGGGGGGCGAGAGCACGCCCTCGCCTGGAAAATCGCGCAAAGCCCCCAGCTGACACGCTTGATCTGCGTGCCCGGCAATCCTGGAATGACGCCCCTCGGGGCGCATCTCGACCTTGCCACCCCGGACATCCCCGCCTTTGCGGCCAAGGAAGGAATTGACCTCGTGGTGGTCGGTCCAGAGGCCCCCCTGGCCGAGGGGTTGGCTGACGCCCTTTCCGACCTCAACATCCCCTGCTTCGGCCCCAACCGGGCCGGCGCGCAGCTTGAGACCTCGAAGTCCTTCGTGAAAGCCTTGGCCGCAGAACAAGGCATTCCCACCGCCCGCGCCGAAACCTTTACCGATGCCGCCGCCGCCCGCGCGGCCCTCGACCGATTTGCCGCGCCTTACGTCATCAAGGCCGATGGCCTCGCGGCGGGCAAGGGCGTGACGATTGCCCCTAATCGTCAGGGGGCGGAGGATGCCATCGACATGGCCTTCGCCGGTCGCTTCGGAGACGCAGGCAAAACCTTGCTGATCGAGGATTTCATGGCGGGGACGGAGATGAGTGTCTTCGCGCTCACCGATGGCGAACGCCTGATGCGCTTTGGTACGGCGCAGGACTGGAAGCGGGCCTATGACGGCGACCGTGGCCCCAATACCGGGGGCATGGGATGCATCTCGCCCTCCCCCCTCGAAACCCCCGCCCTGATGGACCGAATCGAGGACACCATCTTGAGGCCAACCCTTTCGGCCCTCCAACAGCGAGGCATCACCTATCGCGGGGTCCTTTATGCCGGGCTGATGATCACCGAGAACGGCCCGAAATTGATCGAATATAATTGCCGCTTCGGCGACCCCGAATGTCAGCTGCTGATGCGGCGCTTCTCCGGCGATCTGGTCTCCGTCCTTTATGCCGCGGCGACGGGCACGTTGGGGGAGGTGCCGGGGACGTTCTCCCCCGAAGGCGCGGCCAATGTCGTCTATGCGGCCAAGGGCTACCCCGAAACCTATGAGCGGGGGACAGAGATCAAGTCAGTCGACGCTGCCGACCATGTCACCGGCGCCCTCGTCTTTCACGCGGGTACCCGCACCGAGGGCGACCGCCTGCTTGCCGATGGAGGGCGCGTCCTGAATGTGACGGCTACCGGGCAAACCGTCGCCGATGCCGTGGAACGGGCCTATGAGGCCATTGGCCGGATTGACTGGCCCGAAGGCTTTTATCGCCGGGACATCGGCTGCTAG
- a CDS encoding DUF1428 domain-containing protein, giving the protein MTYYDFAVTAVPAANREAYVEHAKEFATIAAAFGPLAIKECWGTDVPEGKITSFPLAVQCKEDEIVCVSMIAWESKAARDAAWGKMMEDPRMQSMAPPFDGSRMIFGGFEEIFSAQ; this is encoded by the coding sequence ATGACCTATTATGATTTCGCGGTGACTGCCGTGCCTGCCGCCAATCGCGAGGCCTATGTTGAGCATGCCAAAGAATTTGCAACGATCGCTGCGGCGTTTGGTCCGCTCGCCATCAAGGAATGTTGGGGAACGGACGTGCCGGAGGGGAAGATCACGTCCTTCCCTTTAGCGGTTCAATGCAAGGAAGACGAGATTGTCTGTGTATCGATGATCGCTTGGGAATCGAAGGCGGCGCGGGACGCGGCTTGGGGGAAAATGATGGAGGACCCGCGGATGCAATCCATGGCGCCCCCCTTCGACGGGTCACGAATGATCTTTGGGGGCTTTGAGGAGATTTTCTCGGCTCAATAA
- a CDS encoding class I SAM-dependent methyltransferase — translation MEPPHRPIFNEAARRRKRQRAAAGFIQHAFLHDRAVDEVVDRLEAILRRFEVAAICGPHAKACRSALPPAANVGRAVTIDDIEGADLLAAPDKLPLADGSVELVVSLMTLHAVNDVPGVLREAHRVLAPDGLFLAVFPGERSLSELREALRRGEAAITGSVAPRIAPFIAVRDGGRLLQQAGFALPVADVDHVQVEYAQSGRLFADLRGTGETSVLRAGPKGALRRDVLAAALAAYQDIAPAPDGREGIVATADLVILTGWKPHPRQQKPLKPGSAKTSLAKLFPQE, via the coding sequence ATGGAGCCCCCTCATCGGCCTATCTTCAACGAAGCGGCACGACGTCGCAAACGGCAACGCGCCGCCGCGGGATTTATCCAGCACGCCTTTCTCCACGATCGGGCGGTGGACGAGGTGGTGGACCGGCTCGAAGCCATTCTGCGACGCTTCGAGGTCGCGGCGATCTGCGGCCCCCATGCAAAGGCGTGCCGGTCCGCCCTCCCCCCCGCCGCCAATGTCGGCCGGGCCGTCACAATCGACGACATTGAGGGGGCTGATCTCCTCGCCGCCCCCGACAAACTCCCCTTGGCTGACGGCAGCGTTGAGCTTGTCGTGTCCTTGATGACCCTCCACGCGGTGAATGATGTCCCCGGTGTGCTGAGAGAAGCCCACCGGGTTCTGGCGCCCGATGGATTGTTCCTCGCGGTCTTCCCCGGTGAGCGGTCCTTGTCGGAATTACGAGAGGCATTGCGGCGCGGTGAAGCCGCCATAACGGGCAGTGTCGCGCCGAGGATCGCCCCCTTCATCGCGGTCAGGGATGGCGGGCGTCTTCTCCAGCAGGCCGGATTTGCTCTGCCCGTGGCCGATGTCGACCATGTACAAGTGGAATATGCACAGTCAGGGCGTCTCTTCGCCGATCTTCGCGGCACCGGGGAAACCAGCGTGCTGCGCGCCGGGCCGAAGGGCGCCTTGCGCCGAGATGTGCTCGCGGCGGCCCTCGCCGCCTATCAAGACATTGCCCCCGCGCCGGACGGGCGAGAGGGCATCGTGGCGACAGCGGATCTTGTCATTTTGACGGGATGGAAACCTCATCCCCGGCAGCAAAAGCCCCTCAAGCCGGGAAGTGCAAAGACGTCCCTCGCCAAATTATTCCCGCAAGAATAA
- a CDS encoding (deoxy)nucleoside triphosphate pyrophosphohydrolase encodes MVSAAGLIDRDGRLLMCTRPAPKDWAGMWEFPGGKVEAGERPADALVRELKEELGVETVDTCLAPFSFSLDPNQSLILLLFLCRKWSGTPTPQEGQKIKWVLPKDVLDLDMPPLDRPLAAQVRDYLLP; translated from the coding sequence TTGGTCTCGGCGGCGGGGCTGATCGATCGCGATGGGCGCCTCCTGATGTGTACCCGCCCGGCGCCCAAGGACTGGGCGGGGATGTGGGAATTTCCGGGGGGCAAGGTGGAAGCCGGGGAGCGCCCGGCGGACGCCCTTGTCAGGGAATTGAAGGAAGAACTCGGTGTCGAAACGGTCGATACCTGCCTAGCCCCCTTCTCATTCTCCCTCGATCCCAATCAATCCTTAATTCTCTTGTTGTTTCTTTGTCGAAAATGGTCGGGGACGCCCACTCCGCAGGAGGGGCAGAAAATAAAATGGGTTCTTCCCAAAGATGTCCTCGATCTCGATATGCCGCCACTCGATCGACCCTTGGCGGCGCAGGTGAGGGACTACCTCCTCCCCTGA
- a CDS encoding peptidylprolyl isomerase: MIKILPKLNSFYPAQLCVKAGGRLGLRDGLAAIGALGTIFWVAAQAVDGPLATPSPDIAETGGDPILAEVGPTPIRLSDARAQVAISDILDTANVPTLALFETGLVDEMADQVALAALAEREGLDETLEIKAELALARRRILSSAYLDQAIKREVSETHLKAAYAAEQRAAAADRRVVMRRLLVSSEKEALSVARRIQTGIPFGDMARRVSLDFETRSSAGLLPPTRVSQLPTPIGETVAALPLGTVSAPVATEEGWYLLIVESRNEVKIPPYEELRPRLMAELQRKTLAQTVAKARNRWPIRTVEADFSAPSGMLALAETSTVTW; the protein is encoded by the coding sequence ATGATTAAGATTTTGCCGAAGCTCAACTCTTTTTATCCAGCGCAGCTCTGCGTCAAAGCGGGGGGCCGCCTTGGCCTTAGGGACGGCCTGGCAGCCATCGGGGCGCTGGGCACGATTTTCTGGGTTGCGGCGCAGGCGGTGGACGGTCCTCTCGCGACCCCCTCTCCGGACATTGCCGAGACAGGCGGCGATCCGATCCTGGCCGAGGTCGGGCCGACACCGATTCGGCTGTCCGATGCTCGAGCGCAGGTGGCAATCTCTGACATTCTCGATACCGCCAATGTGCCGACCCTTGCCCTCTTCGAGACCGGGCTCGTCGATGAAATGGCCGATCAGGTCGCGCTGGCGGCCCTGGCTGAGCGTGAGGGCCTTGATGAGACGCTGGAGATCAAGGCGGAGCTGGCCCTCGCGCGGCGCCGTATCCTGTCCAGCGCCTATCTCGATCAAGCGATCAAACGCGAAGTCTCCGAAACTCACCTCAAGGCCGCCTATGCCGCGGAACAACGCGCCGCCGCCGCCGATCGTCGCGTCGTGATGCGGCGGCTCCTCGTCTCAAGCGAGAAAGAGGCCCTGTCGGTGGCGCGGCGGATCCAGACGGGTATTCCCTTCGGTGACATGGCACGGCGAGTCTCCCTCGATTTCGAGACGCGATCCTCGGCAGGGCTTCTGCCGCCCACGCGGGTCAGCCAATTGCCGACGCCTATTGGCGAGACTGTGGCAGCGCTCCCCCTCGGCACGGTCAGTGCCCCGGTCGCAACCGAGGAGGGCTGGTATTTGCTGATTGTGGAGAGCCGGAACGAGGTCAAGATCCCGCCCTATGAGGAGCTTCGCCCGCGCTTGATGGCGGAGCTGCAACGCAAAACCCTCGCGCAAACCGTTGCCAAGGCCCGCAACCGCTGGCCGATCCGGACGGTCGAAGCTGATTTTTCTGCCCCCAGCGGCATGTTGGCGTTAGCGGAGACGAGCACTGTCACCTGGTAG
- a CDS encoding ComF family protein, with protein MRGLHQITSFLSRWDQRGGMAETYPGRALAARVGEVVFPSTCPVTGTLVSSPGTLSPAGWASLDHLTAPWCRQCGFPFTLVGDGPLCLPCTGEGGLAPRLVGKDRLDAFRAPLAYDEVSADLILAIKYADRSDSLRVAGRLLARVAQALPAFDEAILIPVPLHHRRLRQRGYNQAGRLADALAAVTGRPVRHRLLRRIKATPSQKAASADQRRRHVSGAFAVRENDDIIRGRSFVLVDDVLTTGATLLSCARPLRQAGALSVSAVTLARVLPGRQGLGDPGGAV; from the coding sequence ATGAGGGGGCTCCATCAGATCACATCCTTTCTCAGCCGTTGGGACCAACGGGGGGGCATGGCGGAGACCTATCCCGGACGGGCGCTTGCGGCGAGGGTCGGGGAAGTGGTGTTCCCCTCGACCTGTCCCGTTACCGGGACCTTAGTGTCGTCCCCTGGCACCCTGTCCCCGGCGGGGTGGGCGTCTCTTGATCACCTCACCGCCCCCTGGTGCCGACAATGCGGCTTTCCTTTCACCCTTGTCGGTGACGGGCCTTTATGCCTCCCTTGCACGGGGGAGGGGGGCCTCGCCCCGCGACTGGTCGGCAAGGATCGATTGGACGCCTTCCGCGCGCCCCTTGCCTATGACGAGGTGAGTGCGGATCTGATCCTCGCCATCAAATATGCCGACCGTAGCGACTCTCTGCGCGTCGCGGGGCGCCTTCTCGCGCGGGTCGCTCAGGCTCTTCCTGCCTTTGACGAAGCCATTTTGATCCCGGTTCCGCTTCATCATCGGCGCCTAAGGCAGCGGGGCTATAATCAGGCTGGGCGGCTGGCCGACGCCCTCGCGGCCGTGACGGGACGTCCGGTGCGTCATCGTCTGCTCCGCCGCATAAAGGCGACCCCCAGCCAGAAGGCGGCCAGCGCCGATCAACGTCGGCGCCATGTGTCCGGCGCCTTCGCCGTTCGGGAAAATGACGACATCATCAGGGGGCGTTCCTTCGTCCTGGTCGACGATGTCCTGACGACCGGCGCCACGCTCCTTAGTTGTGCGCGTCCTCTGCGCCAGGCCGGGGCACTATCGGTCAGTGCCGTCACCCTTGCCCGCGTGCTCCCTGGCCGGCAGGGGCTAGGCGATCCAGGTGGGGCCGTGTAA
- the grxC gene encoding glutaredoxin 3 yields the protein MQSVIMYTTPMCPYCARARRLLEEKGATIEEKRAGLNVDLKNEMIEKSGGARTFPQIFIGDTHVGGCDDLMALNEEGKLDRQLAGDR from the coding sequence ATGCAAAGTGTTATCATGTATACCACCCCGATGTGCCCCTATTGCGCCCGGGCGCGCCGTCTCCTCGAAGAAAAAGGGGCGACGATCGAAGAAAAGCGGGCGGGCCTGAATGTCGATCTGAAGAATGAGATGATCGAGAAATCGGGGGGGGCGCGAACTTTCCCTCAGATCTTTATCGGCGACACCCATGTGGGGGGATGCGATGATCTAATGGCCCTCAATGAGGAGGGGAAGCTCGACCGGCAGCTGGCTGGTGACCGATAA
- a CDS encoding ABC transporter ATP-binding protein: MDNAIDLQGIRFGYRRAQTPLLVVDSFAVKAGEKVLLEGPSGSGKSTLLGVIAGTLVPQQGTVTVLGHPLTTMSGRQRDRLRADQLGVIFQMFNLIPYLSVIDNVLLPTRFSPRRRQAVLKTAPLTSAARDLLGRLGLDDPDLLRRAVSELSVGQQQRVAAARALIGQPGLIIADEPTSALDPVSQDLFLSLLTAETERSGAALLFVSHDDRLRSHFDRRVSLDSLSPASHSAAA; the protein is encoded by the coding sequence ATGGACAATGCCATCGACCTTCAGGGCATTCGGTTCGGGTATCGCCGGGCGCAGACACCGCTCCTTGTCGTTGACTCCTTCGCCGTGAAGGCAGGGGAAAAGGTCCTCCTCGAAGGGCCGAGTGGATCGGGCAAGTCGACGCTTTTGGGGGTGATTGCCGGCACCCTCGTCCCGCAGCAGGGGACGGTCACAGTGCTCGGGCACCCCCTGACGACCATGTCCGGTCGCCAGCGGGATCGGTTGCGGGCCGATCAACTCGGGGTGATCTTTCAGATGTTCAATTTGATCCCCTATCTCTCCGTCATCGATAATGTTCTTCTGCCGACCCGATTTTCACCCCGGCGGCGACAGGCCGTCCTCAAGACTGCCCCCCTCACATCGGCGGCACGGGACCTCCTTGGCCGACTGGGCCTCGATGACCCGGATCTGCTTCGCCGCGCGGTGAGTGAGTTGAGCGTCGGCCAACAGCAGCGCGTGGCGGCGGCCCGGGCCCTGATCGGTCAGCCCGGCTTGATTATCGCCGACGAGCCGACCTCGGCGCTCGATCCCGTCTCCCAGGATCTCTTTCTGTCCTTGCTCACGGCCGAAACGGAACGCTCCGGCGCCGCCCTTCTCTTCGTGTCCCACGATGATCGGCTGCGGTCCCATTTCGACCGACGGGTTTCCCTCGACAGTCTCTCACCAGCTTCGCATTCGGCGGCTGCGTGA